The nucleotide sequence TGCCCACCGGCTGGGCGAAGAACGTGCTGCTGGCATGGAACGAGGCCGGCCAGCTCGTCGAGACGAGAGCCGATGCCGACAAGCCCGCCGCTGCCGACACCGCCAGCGGCCCCGTGATCCCCGGCATGCCCAACCTGCATTCGCACGCCTTCCAGCGCGCCTTCGCGGGCCTGACCGAGCACCGCGCCGAACAGCAGGACAGCTTCTGGAGCTGGCGCACGCTGATGTACCGCTTCGCCGCGCGCCTCGGCCCGCGGCAGATGGAGGACATCGCGACCTGGCTCTATGCCGAGATGCTCGAGGCCGGCTACACCAGCGTCTGCGAGTTCCAGTACGTGCACCACGACGCCGACGGCAAGCCCTATGCCGACGACGCCACGCTGAGCCGCGCGCTGCTGCGCGCCGCCCACAAGACCGGCATCGGCTTCACCCTGCTGCCGGTGCTCTACCAGACCAGCGGCTTCGGCGGCCTGCCGCCCAACGAGGGGCAGCGGCGCTTCATCCGTTCCACCGACTCGATGCTGCGGCTGCTCGAGGCACTCAAGCCCGCCTGCGACGCGCAGGGCGCGCGGCTCGGCCTCGCGCCGCACTCGCTGCGCGCGGTGCCGCCCGAGGCGTTGCGCGAGGCGCTCGCGGGGCTCGATGCGATCGAGGCCGGTGCGCCGGTCCACATCCACATCGCCGAGCAGACCAAGGAGGTCGACGACTGCATCGCCTGGAGCGGCCAGCGCCCGGTGGCGTGGCTGCTCGACCATGCGCCGGTCGACGCGCGCTGGTGCCTGGTGCATGCCACGCACATGGACGCCGACGAATACCGGCGCGGTGCCAGGAGCGGCGCGGTCGCCGGCCTCTGCCCGACCACCGAGGCCAACCTCGGCGACGGCCTGTTCGACTTCGCGGCCTGGCGCCAGCACGGCGGCGCGTGGGGCCTGGGCTCCGACAGCCATGCCTGCGTCGATGCGGCCGAGGAGCTGCTGATGCTCGAGTACGGCCAGCGCCTGCGCACGCGCCAGCGCAACGTGGGCGCGACCGCGGCGCAGCCACACGTGGCGACCGCGCTCACCCTGCAGGCGGTGCAGGGCGGCGCGCAGGCCGCGGGCCGCGCCATCGGCGGCCTCGCGGCGGGCCAGCAGGCCGACTTCGTGGTGCTCGATGCGCAACGGCTCGCGCTGCAGGGGCTGCCGGCGCCCGACATGCTGTCGGCGCACGTCTTCGCAAGCCACCGCACCAGCGCGATCGACGCCGTATGGGTGGCGGGCCGCCCGCGCGTTGCCGCCGGACGCCATGCGCTGCATGCCGAGGCCGCGTCGGCCTTCGTGGCCGCGCGCACCCAACTGCTCCAAGACTGAGGAACCCCATGCCATGACTTTCGCCACCACCGAACCGGCCTTCCGCTTCCGCCAGGGCACGCGCCCGCTGCTGATCTCGATGCCGCACGTGGGCACCCACGTGCCGGGCGCGCTGCTCGCGCGCTTCACCGAGGAGGCGCGCCACGTGCCCGACACCGACTGGCACCTCGAGCAGCTCTACGACTTCGCCGACGAACTCGGCGCCTCGGTGCTGGTGGCCACGCACTCGCGCTACGTGATCGACCTCAACCGTCCGCCCGACGGCGCCAGCCTCTACCCGGGCCAGAGCGTCACCGGCCTGTGCCCGGTCGACACCTTCGACGACACGCCGCTGTACGCCGCGGGCGACCTGCCCGGCGAGGCCGAGATCGCCGCGCGCCGCGATGCGATCTGGCAGCCCTACCACGCGCAGCTCGCGGCCGAATTGGCGCGACTCAAGGCCGCGCACGGCACCATCGCGCTGTGGGACGCGCACTCGATCCGCTCGGTGCTGCCGCGCTTCTTCGAGGGCAAGCTGCCCGACCTCAACCTCGGCACCGCCGACGGCAGGAGCTGCGACCCCGCGCTCGCCGCCACCTTGCTGGGCATCGCGACGTCGAACCCCGGCTACACCGGCGTGCTCAACGGCCGCTTCAAGGGCGGCCACATCACGCGCCAGTACGGCAACCCCGCGGGTGGCGTGCACGCGGTGCAGCTCGAGATGACGCAGTCGAGCTACATGCAGGAGGCGCTGCCCTTCGCCTACCTGCCCCAGGTGGCGGCCGGCGTGCAGCCGCAGGTGCGCCGCATGCTCGAGGCGGTGCTCGACTTCGTCGAAGGCCGCGGGTGAGCCAGCAGTGAGCGACGAGGCCTTTCTCGCCGCGCTCGGCGAAGCACTGGGCGCCGGCCAGGTGCTGCGCGGCGAGGCCATCGCAGAGCGCCATCGCAGCGACTGGAGCGGCGTTGCGCCCGTGCTGCCGCTGGCGCTGGTTCGGCCGCGCGACACGCGCGAGGTGTCGGCCGTGCTGCGCCTTTGCAGCGAGCATCGCGTGCCCGTGGTGCCGCAGGGCGGGCTCACCGGGCTGGCCGGCGCGGCGGTGCCGCGCGCGGATGCGATCGCGCTCTCGCTCGAACGCATGAACGCCATCGAGTCGCTCGATGCCGCCGCCGGCACGCTGACCGTGCAGGCCGGCGCCACCCTGCAGTCGGTGCAGGAGGCGGCCGCCGCGCAGGGCCTGCTGTTCGGCGTTGACTTCGGCGCGCGCGGCTCGTGCCAGATCGGCGGCGCGCTGTCGACCAACGCGGGCGGCAACGGCGTGCTGCAGTTCGGGATGATGCGCGAACAGGCGCTGGGCCTGGAGGTGGTGCTGGCCGACGGCCGCGTGCTGCCGATGCTGCGGCCCATGCTCAAGAACAACACCGGCTACGACCTCAAGCAGTTCTTCATCGGCGCCGAGGGCACGCTGGGCGTGATCACGCGCGCGCTGCTGCGGCTGCATCCGGCACCGCGCGCCAAGGCCACCGCGCTGGTCGCGCTGCCGGACTTCGAGGCCGCGCTGGCGCTGCTGCGCCGGATCGGCGCACGCTTTCCGGGTGCGCTGGCGGCCTTCGAGCTGATGTGGCGCGACTTCGTGCAGACCTCGCTGCGCTGGCAGCAACTGCGCGAGCCCTTCGACGCGGTGCATCCGCTGGTGGCGCTGGTCGACGTGGCCGGCGAGGACGAGGCCGCGCTGCGCGAGGCGCTCGAGGCGGCGCTGGCCGGCGCGATGGAGGAGGGCGCGGCGGTCGATGCCGTCATCGCCCAGTCGCAGTCGCAGGCGCGTGCCTTCTGGAAGATCCGCGAGGCCACGGCCGAGCTGCCGGTGCACATGCATCCGCCGATCAACCTCGACGTGAGCCTGCCGATGGCCGCCATCGGCCGCTTCGCCGACGACTGCCGCGCGGCGCTCGATGCACGCTGGCCCGGGCACCATTCGCTGTTCTTCGGCCATGTGGGCGACAGCAACCTGCACGTGACCACCGACGGCCAGGCCATCGGCGGCGAGGCCGAGGCCTTCGAGCGCATGGTGTACGCGCAGGTCGAGGCCCGCGGCGGCAGCATCTCGGCCGAGCACGGCATCGGCCTGCACAAGAAGCCCTACCTGGGCGCGAGCCGCACTCCCGACGAACTGGCCGCCATGCGCGCCATCAAGCAGGCGCTCGACCCCCTCCACCTGCTCAACCCCGGCAAGGTATTCGACCTGTGAACACGACCGCCATCCATGCCCTCGCGCGGCCCGAAGTCGCGCCGCTGCCGGCCTACAACGCCGGCCTGTCCTCGGAGGCCGTGCGCGCGCGCTACGGCGTCGACGAGATCGCGCGGCTCGCGAGCAACGAGAACCCCTATGGCGCGAGCCCCGCGGTGGCGCGCGCGCTGGTCGACCTGGCGGCGCGCGCGGGCACCTACCCCGATGCCCACTGCACCGCGCTGCGTGCCGCGATCGCCGAGCGCTGCGGCGCGCAGCCCGCGGAACTGGTGATCGGCAACGGCTCGGAGGACATCCTCCAGATGCTGTGCCAGGCCTTCCTGGGCCCCGGCGACCGCGTGCTCACGCAGCGCCCGGCCTTCGGCCTGCACGAGATCTATCCGCGCATGATGGGCGCGCAGGTCGAGCTGCTCGCGCTCACGCCCGAACTGGGCTTCGACATCGAGGCCTGGTGCGCGGCGCTCGCGCGCGGCCCCAAGCTGGTGATGCTGGCCAATCCCTCGAACCCGGTCGGCTGCATGTTCGACACGCAGGACTTCGAGCGGCTGCTGGCCGCCGTGCCCGCGGGCACGCTGCTGGTGGTCGACGAGGCCTACTACGAATACGCGCGGCTCGCGCCCGGTTACCCCGACGTGCTCGCGCGGCTGCGCGGCGACGCGGTGGCCTTCCCGTGGATCGTGCTGCGCACCTTCTCCAAGGCCTGGGGCCTGGCGGGCCTGCGCGTGGGCTACGGCATCGCGTCCGACGCGGCGCTGGTGCAGCTGCTCGACCGCGTGCGCACGCCGTTCAACGTGAACCTCGCGGCGCAGGCCGCGGCGCTCGCGGCCTGGGGCGACGAGGCCTGCATGACGGAGGCCGTGGAACGGACCGTGCGGCTGCGCGACGCGCTGGCCGCGCATCTGCGCGCGCGCCGCTGGCCGGGGCTGCGCATCGCGCCGTCGGCGGCCAACTTCCTGTTCATCGACCTGGGCCGGCCCAACGGGCCGGTCAACGAGGCGCTGCTGGCGCGCGGCATCATCGTCAAGCCGTGGAAGGAGTCGGGTTTCGAGCGCTTCATCCGCGTCTCGGTCGGCGCGCCGCATGAGCTCGAGCGTTTCGTCGCGGCGATGGACGAGATCATGTCGAAGGTGCCATGAGGCTCTTTCGCGGCTGGGGCGTCGTCGCGGCGGCCCATGTGCTGCTGGCGGCCTGGGCGATCCGGGCCCGGCCGCAGGAGCTCGGCCTGCTGGCGCTGCTGTCGGTCGGCTGCCTCGCGCGTGCGGCCCGGCACGCGCCGGCCTGAAGTCCCGAAGACCGCTTCGGCGGTGCGGCGGGGGCGCGTTTTCTACAATCCGGACCCATGAAGCCGATCGTCTACACCCGTGCCCAGCAACTGCCCGAGATCCTCGGGCGCCGCATCGCCATCCTCGATGGCGCCATGGGCACCATGATCCAGCGCTTCAAGCTCACCGAGGCCCAGTACCGCGGCGAGCGCTTCAAGAATTTCGAGCGCGACGTGAAGGGCAACAACGAGCTGCTGTCGCTGACCCGGCCCGACGTCATCTCCGACATCCACGAGGGCTACCTCGCAGCCGGCGCCGACCTGATCGAGACCAACACCTTCGGCGCGACCACCGTCGCGCAGGAGGACTACAAGATGGCGCACCTGGCGCGCGAGATGAACCTCGAGTCCGCGAAGCTGGCGCGCGCCGCCTGCGACAAGTACGCCACGCCCGACAAGCCGCGCTTCGTGGCCGGCGCCCTCGGCCCGACGCCCAAGACCGCGAGCATCAGCCCCGACGTCAACGATCCGGGCGCGCGCAATGTCGATTTCGAGGCCCTGCGCGCCGCCTACTACGAGCAGACCGAGGCGCTGGTCGAGGGCGGCGCCGACGTGATCCTGGTCGAGACCATCTTCGACACGCTCAACGCCAAGGCCGCGCTGTTCGCGGTCGACGAGTATTTCGAGAACAGCGGCGAGCGCCTGCCGCTGATCATCAGCGGCACCGTGACCGACGCCTCGGGCCGCATCCTCAGCGGCCAGACCGTGACCGCCTTCTGGCACAGCGTGCGCCATGCGCGGCCGCTGGCCATCGGCCTGAACTGCGCGCTGGGCGCGGCGCTGATGCGCCCCTACATCCAGGAACTGGCGCGCGTGGCCGACGACACCTTCATCAGCTGCTACCCGAACGCCGGCCTGCCCAACCCGATGAGCGACACCGGCTTCGACGAGACGCCCGACGTGACCTCGCGCCTGCTGCACGAGTTCGCGGCCGAGGGGCTGGTCAACATCGTCGGCGGCTGCTGCGGCACCACGCCCGACCACATCGCGGCGATCGGGCGCGCGGTGTCGCCGGTGGCGGGGCGGCTGCTGAACAATGCGGCGGGGTTCTACAAGGAAGCGGCTTGAGCCCGGGCCCGTAGCCTCGCGTTTCAGGACGCGATAGGCACCGACACCCCGGCAGCCTGCCGCTCGCGCGAAATCAGCGCCACGAAGCGCTGCGCCCCCAGCCCCAGCGGCCGTTCGCGCGACCACACCACGTCCACCCACAGGTTCAGGCCGTTGCTGAGGTTCTCGAGCGGGATCTCGACCAGCGCGCCCGCCGCCACGTGCGGCCGCACGAAATTGCGCGGCAGCCAGCCCCAGCCGACGCCGGCGGTGATCAGGCTCAGGGCGGCCAGCGCGTTGTCGGTGCGCCAGAGGTGGCGCGCGAACACGCTGCGCGGGTCCATGGTCGCGACGAGGTCGCGGCCGGCCACCACGATCTGGCGGGTGGCGATCAGGTGCTCCTCGCGCAGGCGGCCGCCGGGCGCGGCGGCCAGCACCGGGTGGCCCGGCGCCATCACCGCGACCATGGTGTCGCTGCCCACCTCCTGGAAGCCCTCGCGGCCGTCGAGGCTGGGCCGCTCGAACACCAGCGCGAGCTGGGCCCGGCCGCTGTGCAGCAGCGCCAGCGCGTCGGCCTGCGGCGCGGCCAGCACCTCGACCTGCAGCAGCGGGTACTCGTGCGCCAGCTCGGCCAGCGCGCCGCTCCAGGGCGCGGCCAGCAGCTCGGGCGCGATCGCGAGCGTGAGCCGCTCCTCCAGCCCCTGCGTGAGCGCCAGCGCCTGCGCGTCGAGCTGGCGCAGCTGCGCCGCCAGCGCGCGCGCCTGCGGCTCGAGCGAGCGCGCGGCGGCCGTGGGCCGGGGCTCGCGGCCCTTGCGGTCGAACAGCTGCAGGTCGAGCTCGGCCTCGAGGTGGGCGATGGCCATGCTGACCGCCGACGGCACACGGCGCAGCGCGCGGGCGGCGGCCGAGAAGGAGCCGTGGTCGATCACGGCCAGGAAAACTTCGACGCTCTCGCTGGAGAAGCTCATGGCGGTTTTCGGATGGACCTATCAATAAAACTGAAATAAGTTGACTTTTTATATCAGCAGAAGACACATAAAGTCCAGGCATTGCAGTCACACAACAAGCCAAAGAGAAAGTCCGTCATGCAGGGAATCCAGCGCCGCATCGTCTACATCACCCTCTACGAAGGGATCGCCATCGTGGCCGCCAGCGCCGGGCTGGCGCTGCTGACGGGCGCCGGCCTCGGCCATTCGGGCGCGCTGGCGGTGGCGGCCTCGGTCATCGCGGTGATCTGGAACCTGATCTTCAACAGCCTGTTCGAGCGCTGGGAGGCGCGCCAGGCGGTGCGCGGGCGCAGCATCAAGCGCCGCATCGCCCATGCCATCGGCTTCGAGGGCGGCCTGATCGGCCTACTGGTGCCGATGTTCGCCTGGGGCCTGGGCATCTCGCTGTGGCAGGCGCTGGTGATGGACCTCGGGCTGGTGATCTTCTTCCTGGTCTACACCTTCGTCTTCAACTGGGCCTTCGACCGCGCCTTCGGGCTGCCGGCGTCGGCGGCGCCGGTCGCGCAGGCGGCCTGAACCCGCGCCGATAGACCCGCGCGCCGGCCGCGCCACCGGCAGCCGGTAAAATCGCCACCCCTTCCAAGGAGCGTTGCAGCGGCGGCGCGCGGCACCCCCGGTCCGCGCACCCGCCGTCAGGCTTGGAAGGCGCCTTCTCGCAGAACCTGCCCGGAAGGCCCGGTTGCAACGACGCTCACCTGACGTGTCTTCCCCTGCCCAGGTGAGCCCCATGAGCGATGTTCCCGCGCCTTCCGTTCCTCCCATGAAGCTGTCCGGTCTCGAACCGGTGGCCATCGGCGAGGGCTCCCTGTTCGTCAACATCGGCGAGCGCACCAACGTCACCGGCTCCAAGGCCTTCGCGCGCATGATCCTCAACGGCCAGTTCGAGGATGCGCTGGCCGTCGCGCGCCAGCAGGTCGAGAACGGCGCGCAGGTGATCGACATCAACATGGACGAGGCCATGCTCGACAGCAAGGCCGCGATGGTGCGCTTCCTCAACCTGATCGCCAGCGAGCCCGACATCGCGCGCGTGCCGGTGATGGTCGACAGCTCGAAGTGGGAAGTGATCGAGGCCGGCCTGCGCTGCATCCAGGGCAAGGGCATCGTCAACTCGATCTCCATGAAGGAGGGCGTGGACAAGTTCAAGCACGAGGCCCGCCTCGTGAAGCGCTACGGCGCGGCCGCCGTGGTGATGGCCTTCGACGAGAAGGGCCAGGCCGACACCTACGCGCGCAAGATCGAGATCTGCGAGCGCGCCTACCGCATCCTGGTCGACGAGGTGGGCTTCCCGCCCGAGGACATCATCTTCGACCCGAACATCTTCGCGATCGCCACCGGCATCGAGGAGCACGACAACTACGCGGTCGACTTCATCAACGCCGTGCGCTGGATCAAGCAGAACCTGCCGGGCGCCAAGGTCTCGGGCGGGGTGTCGAACGTGAGCTTCAGCTTCCGCGGCAACGACCCGGTGCGCGAGGCGATCCACACCGTGTTCCTGTACCACGCGATCCAGGCCGGCATGGACATGGGCATCGTCAACGCCGGCATGGTCGGCGTCTACGACGACCTCGAACCCGAGCTGCGCGAGCGCGTCGAGGACGTGGTGCTCAACCGCCGGCCCGACGCCGGCGAGCGCCTGGTCGAGGTGGCCGAGAGCGCCAAGAGCGGCGCCAAGGACGACAGCAAGAAGCTCGAGTGGCGCGGCACGCCCGAGCAGCCGGTGCACGTCAACCAGCGGCTGTCGCACGCCATGGTGCACGGCATCACCGACTTCATCGTGGAAGACACCGAGGAGGCCTACCAGCAGATCCTCGCCAAGGGCGGCCGTCCGCTGCACGTGATCGAGGGGCCGCTGATGGACGGCATGAACATCGTGGGCGACCTGTTCGGCCAGGGCAAGATGTTCCTGCCGCAGGTGGTGAAGTCGGCGCGCGTGATGAAGTCGGCCGTGGCCCACCTCATCCCCTACATCGAGGAGGAGAAGCGCCAGGACGAGGCCGCGGGCCGCGACGTGCGCACCAAGGGCAAGATCATCATCGCCACCGTGAAGGGCGACGTGCACGACATCGGCAAGAACATCGTCACCGTCGTGCTCCAGTGCAACAACTTCGAGGTGGTGAACATGGGCGTGATGGTCCCGTGCCACGAGATCCTCGCCAAGGCGAAGGTCGAGGGCGCGGACATCGTGGGCCTGTCGGGCCTGATCACGCCGAGCCTGGAAGAGATGCAGTACGTGGCCGGCGAGATGCAGAAGGACGACCACTTCCGCATCAGGAAGATCCCGCTGCTGATCGGCGGCGCCACCACCAGCCGCGTGCACACGGCCGTGAAGATCGCGCCGCACTACGAAGGCCCGGTGGTCTACGTGCCCGACGCCTCGCGCAGCGTGAGCGTGGCGCAGTCGCTGCTGAGCGACCAGGCCGCGGCCTACATCGGCGAGATCAACGCCGACTACGAGAAGGTGCGCACGCAGCACGCCAACAAGAAGCAGGTGCCGCTGTGGCCGCTGGCCAGGGCGCGCGCCAACAAGACGCCCATCGACTGGTCGAACTACGTGCCGCCCGCGCCCAAGTTCATCGGCCGGCGCGTGTTCCGCAACTTCGACCTGACCGAGCTCGCGAAGTACATCGATTGGGGCCCGTTCTTCCAGACCTGGGACCTCGCGGGCCCGTTCCCGGCCATCCTCAAGGACGAGATCGTCGGCACCGAGGCCGTGCGCGTCTACGCCGACGGCCAGCGCATGCTCAAGCGCCTGATCGAGGGCCGCTGGCTCAGCGCGAGCGGCGTGATCGGCTTCTGGCCGGCCAACACCGAGAACGACGACGACATCGTGCTCTACACCGACGAGTCGCGCAGCGAGGCCGCGCTCACCTGGTACGGCCTGCGCCAGCAGACCGAGAAGCAGGAGATCGAGGGCACGATGCGCCCGAGCCGCTGCCTGGCCGACTTCGTCGCGCCGCGCGAGAGCGGCCTGAAGGACTACGTGGGCATGTTCGCCGTGACCGCGGGCCTGGGCGTGGAGAAGAAGGAGAAGTACTTCGTCGACGACCTCGACGACTACTCCGCGATCATGCTCAAGGCGCTGGCCGACCGGCTGGCCGAGGCCTTCGCCGAGGCCATGCACCACCGCGTGCGCACCGACCTCTGGGGCTACGCGGCCGACGAGGCGCTGAGCAACGAGCAGATGATCGCCGAGAAGTACCGCGGCATCCGCCCCGCGCCCGGCTACCCGGCCTGCCCCGACCACAGCGTGAAGAAGCCGATGTTCGACCTCCTGAACTGCACGGACATTGGCATGAGCCTGACCGAAAGCCTCGCTATGATGCCGGCCGCCAGCGTGTCGGGGTTCTACCTCGGGCACCCCGACAGCACGTACTTCAACGTAGGCAAAATCGGCCATGACCAGCTGCAGGACCAGGCGGTGCGCCGCAAGGCGAGCGAATCCGAACTGGAACGGCTGCTGGCGCCCAACCTCTGACGGCGCGCGGCGGGCCCTTCCGTTCCCCCGCGCCGCCGCCATCCACGCCGCCCGCCCCGCGGGCCGCTGAACCGATCCAGGCTTCCGGGGGATTCCCATTCAGACACTGCTCTTCATCCTCGCGCACCATGCGGCGCTGGCCCTCTTCGTGGCCGGCGCCTGGGGCTTCGGTGCCACCGTGCTGGCGCGCTTCGGGGCGCCCGCGCGCCGCGACGCCTGGCTCGAGGGCGCGATCGCGACCACGCTCGGCGTCGGCCTGTTCATCGTCGCCTTCCAGGCGCTGGCCATCGCCGGCGCGCTGCGCCAGGGCGCGGTGCTCGCGCTGCTGGGCGCCGGCATCGTGCTGGCGCTGCTGCGGCTGCCCGGCTGGCGCCGCGAGCTGAAGGCGCGCGCCGCGCTCGCGCCCGCGCAGCCGGCGCCGACCCTCGGCGAGAAGTGCGCGTTCGCCGCGCTGCTGCTCGTGGGCCTGCCCACGCTGTTCTCGCCGCTGGCGCCGCCGGTGGCCTTCGACGAGGTGATGTACCACCTGCCGTATGCGCGCCAGGTCGCGCAAAGCGGCACGCTGGGCGTCTACGAGTGGCTGCGCTACCCCTGGTTCCCCTACAACTACGACCTGCTCTACGCCGCCGCGCTGACGGTCTACGACGACGTCTTCACCCACTTCATCCACGGCCTCGCGGGCTGGCTGTCCGTGCTGATGATCTACCGCCTCGGCCGGCTGCACGCCAACCGCTACATCGCCTGCATGGGTGCTGGCATCTGGCTCGCGCTCGGCGACTACCCCAACTCGTACATCGACATGGGCGTGGCGCTGTTCGTGCTCGCGGCCTTCGTCGCGCTGTGGTGGTGGGACGAGGGCCACGTACTCGAACCGGCGCCCGGCGGGCCGCGCCACGGGCGCGCGCGCTGGCTGCTGCTGGCCGCCTTCTTCCTCGGCGTGGCGGCGGGCTCCAAGTACCAGGCGCTGATCTTCCTGCCGCTGGTGGCGGTGTTCGTGGCGCGGCGCGAGCGCCGGCCGCTGCCGTGGCTCGCGGCCCTCGGGCTGTTCCTGGCGCCGTGCATCTACTGGTATGCGCGCAACTACCTGCAGACCGGCGATCCGTTCAACCCGATCGGCGCGCGCGTGTTCGGCTTCACCAACTGGAACATGGCCGACTACACGCAGCAGCTGGCCGACGTGCGCGACCACGCCAACATGCCCAACGGCCTGTTCTGGCCGCTGCTGCTGGTGCCGTTCAGCCCGCTGTGGCGCCCGGGTCCGGTGCGCGCGGCCTTCGTGTTCTGCCTCTACTCGCTCGTGATCTGGGTCGCGACCTCGCGCTATCCGCGCTACATGATGGCCTCGTTCCCGCTGCTCGCGCTGATGGCCGCCGTGGGCTGGCACACGCTGCTGGGCTGGGCCGGTGCCTTCGTGCGGCGCCGGCTGCCGGCGCTCGCGCGCGGGCGCACGCCGGGCGTCTTCGGCGGGCTGCTGATGGTGGTGCTCGCGGGCTTCGCGCTCGCGCATTCGGTGCGCGACGTGCGCATGATCTCGC is from Variovorax paradoxus and encodes:
- a CDS encoding formimidoylglutamate deiminase, producing the protein MTRALFAADALLPTGWAKNVLLAWNEAGQLVETRADADKPAAADTASGPVIPGMPNLHSHAFQRAFAGLTEHRAEQQDSFWSWRTLMYRFAARLGPRQMEDIATWLYAEMLEAGYTSVCEFQYVHHDADGKPYADDATLSRALLRAAHKTGIGFTLLPVLYQTSGFGGLPPNEGQRRFIRSTDSMLRLLEALKPACDAQGARLGLAPHSLRAVPPEALREALAGLDAIEAGAPVHIHIAEQTKEVDDCIAWSGQRPVAWLLDHAPVDARWCLVHATHMDADEYRRGARSGAVAGLCPTTEANLGDGLFDFAAWRQHGGAWGLGSDSHACVDAAEELLMLEYGQRLRTRQRNVGATAAQPHVATALTLQAVQGGAQAAGRAIGGLAAGQQADFVVLDAQRLALQGLPAPDMLSAHVFASHRTSAIDAVWVAGRPRVAAGRHALHAEAASAFVAARTQLLQD
- the hutG gene encoding N-formylglutamate deformylase, which translates into the protein MTFATTEPAFRFRQGTRPLLISMPHVGTHVPGALLARFTEEARHVPDTDWHLEQLYDFADELGASVLVATHSRYVIDLNRPPDGASLYPGQSVTGLCPVDTFDDTPLYAAGDLPGEAEIAARRDAIWQPYHAQLAAELARLKAAHGTIALWDAHSIRSVLPRFFEGKLPDLNLGTADGRSCDPALAATLLGIATSNPGYTGVLNGRFKGGHITRQYGNPAGGVHAVQLEMTQSSYMQEALPFAYLPQVAAGVQPQVRRMLEAVLDFVEGRG
- a CDS encoding FAD-binding oxidoreductase, which encodes MSDEAFLAALGEALGAGQVLRGEAIAERHRSDWSGVAPVLPLALVRPRDTREVSAVLRLCSEHRVPVVPQGGLTGLAGAAVPRADAIALSLERMNAIESLDAAAGTLTVQAGATLQSVQEAAAAQGLLFGVDFGARGSCQIGGALSTNAGGNGVLQFGMMREQALGLEVVLADGRVLPMLRPMLKNNTGYDLKQFFIGAEGTLGVITRALLRLHPAPRAKATALVALPDFEAALALLRRIGARFPGALAAFELMWRDFVQTSLRWQQLREPFDAVHPLVALVDVAGEDEAALREALEAALAGAMEEGAAVDAVIAQSQSQARAFWKIREATAELPVHMHPPINLDVSLPMAAIGRFADDCRAALDARWPGHHSLFFGHVGDSNLHVTTDGQAIGGEAEAFERMVYAQVEARGGSISAEHGIGLHKKPYLGASRTPDELAAMRAIKQALDPLHLLNPGKVFDL
- a CDS encoding histidinol-phosphate transaminase, which codes for MNTTAIHALARPEVAPLPAYNAGLSSEAVRARYGVDEIARLASNENPYGASPAVARALVDLAARAGTYPDAHCTALRAAIAERCGAQPAELVIGNGSEDILQMLCQAFLGPGDRVLTQRPAFGLHEIYPRMMGAQVELLALTPELGFDIEAWCAALARGPKLVMLANPSNPVGCMFDTQDFERLLAAVPAGTLLVVDEAYYEYARLAPGYPDVLARLRGDAVAFPWIVLRTFSKAWGLAGLRVGYGIASDAALVQLLDRVRTPFNVNLAAQAAALAAWGDEACMTEAVERTVRLRDALAAHLRARRWPGLRIAPSAANFLFIDLGRPNGPVNEALLARGIIVKPWKESGFERFIRVSVGAPHELERFVAAMDEIMSKVP
- a CDS encoding homocysteine S-methyltransferase family protein → MKPIVYTRAQQLPEILGRRIAILDGAMGTMIQRFKLTEAQYRGERFKNFERDVKGNNELLSLTRPDVISDIHEGYLAAGADLIETNTFGATTVAQEDYKMAHLAREMNLESAKLARAACDKYATPDKPRFVAGALGPTPKTASISPDVNDPGARNVDFEALRAAYYEQTEALVEGGADVILVETIFDTLNAKAALFAVDEYFENSGERLPLIISGTVTDASGRILSGQTVTAFWHSVRHARPLAIGLNCALGAALMRPYIQELARVADDTFISCYPNAGLPNPMSDTGFDETPDVTSRLLHEFAAEGLVNIVGGCCGTTPDHIAAIGRAVSPVAGRLLNNAAGFYKEAA
- a CDS encoding LysR family transcriptional regulator, which codes for MSFSSESVEVFLAVIDHGSFSAAARALRRVPSAVSMAIAHLEAELDLQLFDRKGREPRPTAAARSLEPQARALAAQLRQLDAQALALTQGLEERLTLAIAPELLAAPWSGALAELAHEYPLLQVEVLAAPQADALALLHSGRAQLALVFERPSLDGREGFQEVGSDTMVAVMAPGHPVLAAAPGGRLREEHLIATRQIVVAGRDLVATMDPRSVFARHLWRTDNALAALSLITAGVGWGWLPRNFVRPHVAAGALVEIPLENLSNGLNLWVDVVWSRERPLGLGAQRFVALISRERQAAGVSVPIAS
- a CDS encoding PACE efflux transporter, translating into MQGIQRRIVYITLYEGIAIVAASAGLALLTGAGLGHSGALAVAASVIAVIWNLIFNSLFERWEARQAVRGRSIKRRIAHAIGFEGGLIGLLVPMFAWGLGISLWQALVMDLGLVIFFLVYTFVFNWAFDRAFGLPASAAPVAQAA
- the metH gene encoding methionine synthase translates to MKLSGLEPVAIGEGSLFVNIGERTNVTGSKAFARMILNGQFEDALAVARQQVENGAQVIDINMDEAMLDSKAAMVRFLNLIASEPDIARVPVMVDSSKWEVIEAGLRCIQGKGIVNSISMKEGVDKFKHEARLVKRYGAAAVVMAFDEKGQADTYARKIEICERAYRILVDEVGFPPEDIIFDPNIFAIATGIEEHDNYAVDFINAVRWIKQNLPGAKVSGGVSNVSFSFRGNDPVREAIHTVFLYHAIQAGMDMGIVNAGMVGVYDDLEPELRERVEDVVLNRRPDAGERLVEVAESAKSGAKDDSKKLEWRGTPEQPVHVNQRLSHAMVHGITDFIVEDTEEAYQQILAKGGRPLHVIEGPLMDGMNIVGDLFGQGKMFLPQVVKSARVMKSAVAHLIPYIEEEKRQDEAAGRDVRTKGKIIIATVKGDVHDIGKNIVTVVLQCNNFEVVNMGVMVPCHEILAKAKVEGADIVGLSGLITPSLEEMQYVAGEMQKDDHFRIRKIPLLIGGATTSRVHTAVKIAPHYEGPVVYVPDASRSVSVAQSLLSDQAAAYIGEINADYEKVRTQHANKKQVPLWPLARARANKTPIDWSNYVPPAPKFIGRRVFRNFDLTELAKYIDWGPFFQTWDLAGPFPAILKDEIVGTEAVRVYADGQRMLKRLIEGRWLSASGVIGFWPANTENDDDIVLYTDESRSEAALTWYGLRQQTEKQEIEGTMRPSRCLADFVAPRESGLKDYVGMFAVTAGLGVEKKEKYFVDDLDDYSAIMLKALADRLAEAFAEAMHHRVRTDLWGYAADEALSNEQMIAEKYRGIRPAPGYPACPDHSVKKPMFDLLNCTDIGMSLTESLAMMPAASVSGFYLGHPDSTYFNVGKIGHDQLQDQAVRRKASESELERLLAPNL